One window from the genome of Streptomyces sp. NBC_00287 encodes:
- a CDS encoding non-ribosomal peptide synthetase, which translates to MNPITDYDIRKRLEAALRSRARQARTDHPLSYAQRSLLMLHRLNPGSASYNVAFTARFTGGFDSGTLSRALQSLVGRHEALRTTFPRQGTDSQTVHGWLEPDFAEVDARQWSQEQVEEAVRSAYREPFDLVNGPPMRVRAYRVAQGESVVLVAAHHVVCDFWSLGVIVAELEELYRAEAERRPSQLPGRNVPYHEFVTYQGELIDGERGGRARSYWHAQLSGRLEMAEWPQFDLDPADVDEGGAIVFPFPAELADGVIALATEERVTPYTVMLTAFQTLVSRYTGQRDVLVGTPVAGRTDPTMAECVGNFVNPVVLRADLSGAVPFREQLGRTRRTVAEALEHQDYPFELLVSELAPPRVDDRNPVFQTMFSYQKPSRYPALAGLYVADEGATSVPWAGLTARPFRLAQQDDQLEFVLEVVHDGDRLVGMLKYRKSVFSAAAARRASEHYLSLLQAATADPDRSVADLPMLTAADHGINRQHSAPVAVAPADSLAVRFREVAERHGARTAVSFAGNRLTYAELDELAGRWAAKLRAEGVGPGSRVALLLEPSLDTVVAIVAVQRAQAAYVVLDPSYPPARCQAVLEDSEARVVLTQPSLVGMVDGTAARTLVMPDTELPADDGPGELPGAADVAYTVYTSGSTGTPKGIDVEHGNVLSLLEAMRAYVAMDETGVGALFHSTGFDLSVWELWGTLLAGGRLVVVPSTTSRSPDLLHALLAQERVTHLVQTPSALHGLSAVVRQSGAQELALQHILSCGEPLPAPLARRALEWCGTLWNMYGPAETTVWVTAQAVRPEDCAGTGVPVGLPLANTQVYVLDEHGNPVPPEFTGELHIGGQCVARGYVNRPQLTKERFLDNSFEPGGRLYRTGDLARVNSQGLLEILGRVDNQVKISGFRVELEEVEARLDEVPGVRRSTALALGTGAGDSRLVACVMVEPGHQVTESGLKAELRSTLPPYMVPTSVGFFDSFPLNASQKVDRARLAQQFASAMARTEPGNVVALSAHERRVAAVWRQVLHREGIGRDDNFFDLGGNSMLLMQVHQLLADEAADGSLKASELFRYPTVASLAARLGQVPSAPAAGSGPGPGRAAGRRTQLADGTVRGARLRARERHRRNAEGEKDA; encoded by the coding sequence GTGAATCCCATTACTGACTACGACATCCGGAAGAGACTCGAGGCGGCCCTGCGGTCGCGGGCCCGTCAGGCGCGTACCGACCACCCGCTCTCGTACGCCCAGCGCTCGCTGCTGATGCTGCACCGGCTGAACCCGGGCAGCGCGTCCTACAACGTCGCCTTCACCGCGCGGTTCACCGGCGGGTTCGACTCCGGGACGCTCTCCCGCGCCCTCCAGTCGCTCGTCGGACGGCACGAGGCCCTGCGCACCACGTTCCCCCGCCAGGGCACGGACAGCCAGACGGTGCACGGGTGGCTCGAGCCCGACTTCGCCGAAGTGGACGCCCGCCAGTGGAGCCAGGAGCAGGTCGAGGAGGCGGTGCGCAGTGCCTACCGCGAGCCGTTCGACCTCGTCAACGGGCCGCCGATGCGGGTACGGGCGTACCGGGTGGCGCAGGGAGAGTCCGTCGTTCTGGTGGCAGCCCATCACGTGGTGTGCGATTTCTGGTCGCTCGGCGTCATCGTGGCGGAGCTCGAGGAGCTCTACCGCGCGGAGGCCGAACGGCGCCCTTCGCAGCTGCCCGGACGCAATGTCCCGTACCACGAATTCGTCACGTATCAGGGCGAGTTGATCGACGGTGAGCGAGGCGGACGGGCGCGCTCCTACTGGCATGCCCAGCTGTCCGGTCGGCTGGAGATGGCCGAGTGGCCGCAATTCGACCTCGATCCGGCGGACGTCGACGAGGGCGGGGCGATCGTCTTCCCCTTCCCCGCCGAGCTCGCCGACGGTGTGATCGCGCTGGCCACGGAGGAGAGGGTCACGCCCTACACCGTGATGCTGACGGCTTTCCAGACCCTGGTCAGCCGCTACACCGGACAGCGGGACGTCCTGGTGGGGACTCCGGTCGCCGGGCGGACCGACCCGACGATGGCGGAGTGCGTCGGAAACTTCGTCAATCCTGTCGTGCTGCGCGCCGATCTGAGCGGCGCGGTGCCGTTCCGGGAGCAGCTCGGCCGCACGCGCCGTACGGTCGCCGAGGCGCTGGAGCACCAGGACTATCCGTTCGAGCTGCTCGTCAGCGAGCTGGCACCGCCCCGGGTGGACGACCGCAACCCGGTCTTCCAGACGATGTTCAGCTATCAGAAGCCCAGCAGGTACCCGGCGCTCGCGGGCCTGTACGTGGCCGACGAGGGCGCGACCTCGGTCCCCTGGGCCGGGCTGACCGCTCGGCCGTTCCGGCTGGCCCAGCAGGATGACCAGCTCGAGTTCGTGCTGGAGGTCGTGCACGACGGCGACCGGCTCGTCGGGATGCTCAAGTACCGCAAGTCCGTCTTCTCCGCCGCGGCGGCCCGTCGCGCGAGCGAGCACTACCTGTCGCTGCTGCAGGCAGCGACCGCGGACCCCGACCGCAGCGTGGCGGATCTGCCGATGCTGACCGCGGCCGACCACGGCATCAACCGGCAGCACTCCGCTCCGGTGGCCGTCGCGCCGGCCGACAGCCTGGCGGTCCGTTTCCGGGAAGTCGCCGAGCGGCATGGCGCTCGTACGGCGGTGAGCTTCGCCGGAAACCGGCTCACCTATGCCGAACTCGACGAACTCGCGGGGCGTTGGGCGGCCAAGCTGCGTGCCGAGGGGGTGGGGCCCGGCAGTCGCGTCGCGCTGCTGCTCGAACCCTCGCTCGACACGGTCGTCGCCATCGTCGCGGTCCAGCGGGCACAAGCGGCCTACGTGGTCCTCGACCCCTCGTACCCCCCGGCCCGGTGCCAGGCCGTGCTCGAGGACAGCGAAGCGCGCGTGGTGCTCACCCAGCCCTCGCTGGTCGGCATGGTGGACGGTACGGCGGCACGGACTCTGGTCATGCCGGACACCGAGTTGCCCGCGGACGACGGCCCGGGCGAACTGCCGGGCGCCGCGGACGTGGCATACACCGTCTACACCTCCGGCTCCACGGGCACGCCCAAGGGGATCGACGTCGAGCACGGCAATGTGCTGAGTCTGCTGGAGGCCATGCGCGCGTACGTCGCCATGGACGAGACCGGGGTCGGGGCGCTCTTCCACTCGACCGGCTTCGACCTGTCGGTCTGGGAGCTGTGGGGCACCCTGCTGGCCGGGGGACGTCTGGTCGTCGTACCGTCGACCACGTCCCGGTCGCCCGACCTCCTGCACGCGCTGCTCGCGCAGGAACGGGTCACCCACCTGGTCCAGACACCCTCCGCCCTGCACGGCCTGTCGGCCGTGGTGCGGCAGAGCGGGGCCCAGGAACTGGCGCTGCAGCACATCCTCTCGTGCGGTGAGCCGCTGCCCGCGCCGCTCGCCCGGAGGGCCCTGGAGTGGTGCGGGACGCTGTGGAACATGTACGGCCCGGCCGAGACCACGGTCTGGGTCACCGCGCAGGCGGTCCGGCCCGAGGACTGCGCAGGCACCGGAGTGCCGGTCGGGCTTCCCCTGGCGAACACCCAGGTCTACGTACTCGACGAGCACGGCAACCCCGTGCCGCCGGAGTTCACCGGCGAGCTGCACATCGGTGGGCAGTGCGTCGCCCGCGGCTACGTCAACAGGCCGCAGCTGACCAAGGAACGCTTCCTGGACAACTCGTTCGAGCCCGGGGGCAGGCTGTACCGCACCGGCGATCTGGCGCGGGTCAACTCCCAGGGACTGCTGGAGATCCTCGGGCGCGTGGACAACCAGGTCAAGATCAGCGGGTTCCGGGTCGAGCTGGAAGAGGTGGAAGCGCGGCTGGACGAGGTGCCCGGGGTCAGAAGGTCGACCGCGCTGGCCCTCGGCACGGGGGCGGGCGACAGCCGTCTCGTCGCCTGCGTGATGGTGGAGCCGGGCCACCAGGTGACGGAGAGCGGCCTGAAAGCGGAGCTGCGCTCCACGCTGCCGCCCTACATGGTGCCCACGTCGGTGGGGTTCTTCGACTCGTTCCCGCTCAACGCCAGCCAGAAGGTCGACCGCGCCCGACTGGCCCAGCAGTTCGCGAGCGCGATGGCCCGTACCGAGCCCGGCAACGTCGTGGCGCTGAGCGCTCACGAGCGGCGGGTGGCGGCCGTCTGGCGGCAGGTGCTGCACCGCGAAGGCATCGGACGCGACGACAACTTCTTTGATCTGGGCGGCAATTCGATGCTGCTGATGCAGGTCCACCAGCTGCTGGCCGACGAGGCGGCGGACGGTTCGCTGAAGGCGTCCGAACTGTTCCGCTACCCGACCGTGGCGAGCCTTGCCGCCCGCCTCGGCCAGGTCCCCTCCGCGCCTGCCGCGGGCAGCGGCCCCGGCCCCGGCCGGGCTGCGGGCCGGCGGACACAGCTGGCGGACGGCACCGTCCGCGGCGCGCGTCTGCGCGCACGAGAGCGACACCGCCGGAACGCGGAAGGAGAAAAGGATGCCTGA